ATTTTTTCAATTGAAAAAGGAGAAAAAATTTTTAGAATGGTAATGATGATATTATCTTTTTTTTGTTTATTTGAATTTTTAGTTATTTTAAAAACAAATACAACTTTAATAAAAATAAATTCATTCTTTTTTTTATTTTCAATATTTTTAGATTTTATTGTAGAAAAGGATATATTTTTATATATTATATGTTTTATTCCATATTCTATAATATTTTTTATTATTCAATTATTTTCTAAAGGGGATTCTCATAAAGAAAAAATAAAACAAATAAGTCATTTAACTTTTGGATTAGTATATGTTTTAATTCCATTTTTTTTAGCATCTTATATATATTCTAAATATGGAAAAGAATTGATTTTAGGTACATTTTTTCTTATATGGACAAATGATACTTTATCCTATTTGATAGGAATAAAATGGGGAAAAAGAAAAATAAATATATCTATATCTCCTAAAAAATCTATAGAAGGATTTATTGGAGGTTTATTTTTTTGTTTAATATTGGGAATATTATTATACAATATTTGGGAAAAAAAATATTGGTTTATTCTTTCTTTTATCATTCCTATTTTTTCTACTATTGGAGATCTTGTAGAATCTACTATTAAAAGATCTTACAATGTAAAAAATTCAGGTGTATATTTCCCTGGACATGGTGGTTTTTTAGATAGATTAGATAGTTTTATATTTGTCATACCAATTATAGCTACTATTGTTACTGGAATAGTATATTTTTTTTAAATAAAATAGATGATCCATAAAGAAGGATTTCCATTTTTAATATATTTATTAATATTAATATTGATAGGGTTTTTTATTTCTATTTTTATATTTTCTAGAGTTTTTAACTTATTTTTAATATTTTTTTTAATTATATTTTATACATTTTTCCTTTTCTTTTTCAGAAATCCAAAAAAAAAATTATCTAAAAAAAATTCTAAAAATGACAAAGAAGTCGTTTCTCCTTCTGATGGAAAAATATTAGAAATAAAAAAAATTTTTGAAAGTGAATTTTTACAAAAAAATTGTATATGTATATCTATATTTATGTCTCCATTTGATGTACATGTTAATAGATTTCCAGTATCTGGAAAAATAATCTATGTTAGATATCATCCAGGTAAATATTTTTTAGCATGGAATAAAAAATCATCGTTAAATAACGAACGAACAACTACGGTTATAGAAACGATCAATAAAAAACAAAAAATACTATTTAGACAAATAGCTGGATTTTTAGCTCGCCGTATTATTCTTTATGCTAAAGAAAATTCTTTAGCTAAAAAAGGAGAAGAATTTGGATTTATTAAATTTGGATCTAGAATAGATATTTATTTACCATTAGATTCTATTATTGTTATAAAAAAGGGGGAAAAAGTTATTGGTGGAGAAACTATAATTTCTATGATTCAATAAAAAAAAACAATAAGTAACTAATCCCACTAAGGGGATTAGTTTTTTTATTTGACTTCTTCATAATCTACATCTTGGACATTTTCATTTCCTTTATTATTATTTTTTTCTTCATTATTTTTTTTATTAGAATCATTTGAATGATTATTTTTTTTATTAGAAGAATAAAGTTCTTGTGAAGCATTAGTCCAAACTTCGTTTAATTTTTTCATACAAATATCAATAGATGAAAAATCTTTTTTACTGTGAGCCTGTCTTAATTTTTCTAAATAATTTTCTATATTTTTTTTATTATTTTCAGATAATTTATCTCCATAATCTTTTAACTGTTTTTCAGATTGAAAAATCTGATTATCTGCGGCATTTAATTTATCTATTTCTCCTTTTATTTTTTCGTCTTTTTTTGCATTTTCTTCCGCTTCTCTTTTCATTTTTTCAATTTCCTCTTGATTTAATCCTGAAGAAGTTTCAATTCGTATAGATTGTTCTTTTCCAGTCCCTTTATCTTTTGCAGAAACATTAAGTATTCCATTAGCATCAATATCAAAACTAACCTCAATTTGAGGAATTCCTCTAGGTGAAGGTGGAATATCAATGAGATCAAATCTTCCTATTTCTTTATTATCATTGAACATTGGTCTTTCTCCTTGTCCTACTCTTATAGTTACTGCAGATTGATTATCTGATGCTGTAGAAAAAATTTCTGATTTTTTAGTAGGAATAGTAGTATTAGATTCTATAAGTTTTGTAAAAACACCCCCCAAAGTTTCTATTCCTAAAGATAAAGGAGTTACATCAAGTAATAAAACATCTTGTACATCTCCTGTTAAAACTCCTCCTTGTATAGCAGCACCAATAGCTACAACTTCATCTGGATTTACTCCTTTAGATGGTGTTTTTTTAAAAAAATCTTCAACTTTTTCTTGTACTTTTGGAATTCGCGTAGAACCTCCTACTAAAATAACTTCGTCAATATCTTTAGTAGATAATCCTGCGGATTCTAATGCTTTGGAACATGGATTAATAGATCTAAATATTAAATTTTCACATAATTGTTCAAATTTAGATCGAGTTAATGTAAGAACCATATGTTTTGGACCTGATTCTGTAGCAGTTATATATGGTAAATTAATTTCCGTTTTAGTAGAAGAAGATAATTCTATTTTAGCTTTTTCAGAAGCTTCTTTTAAACGTTGTAAAGCCATAGGATCTTTTCTAAGATCTATTCCTTCTTTATATTTAAATTCATTGGATAAATAATCAATTAGAACTTGATCAAAATTATCTCCTCCTAAATGTGTATCTCCATTAGTAGAAAGAACTTCGAAAACTCCATCTCCTAATTCCAAAATGGAAACATCGAATGTTCCTC
The nucleotide sequence above comes from Blattabacterium clevelandi. Encoded proteins:
- a CDS encoding phosphatidylserine decarboxylase family protein, which produces MIHKEGFPFLIYLLILILIGFFISIFIFSRVFNLFLIFFLIIFYTFFLFFFRNPKKKLSKKNSKNDKEVVSPSDGKILEIKKIFESEFLQKNCICISIFMSPFDVHVNRFPVSGKIIYVRYHPGKYFLAWNKKSSLNNERTTTVIETINKKQKILFRQIAGFLARRIILYAKENSLAKKGEEFGFIKFGSRIDIYLPLDSIIVIKKGEKVIGGETIISMIQ
- a CDS encoding phosphatidate cytidylyltransferase; the protein is MKKKNDFLIRFFTGFIYVFMIIFSIEKGEKIFRMVMMILSFFCLFEFLVILKTNTTLIKINSFFFLFSIFLDFIVEKDIFLYIICFIPYSIIFFIIQLFSKGDSHKEKIKQISHLTFGLVYVLIPFFLASYIYSKYGKELILGTFFLIWTNDTLSYLIGIKWGKRKINISISPKKSIEGFIGGLFFCLILGILLYNIWEKKYWFILSFIIPIFSTIGDLVESTIKRSYNVKNSGVYFPGHGGFLDRLDSFIFVIPIIATIVTGIVYFF
- the dnaK gene encoding molecular chaperone DnaK is translated as MSKIIGIDLGTTNSCVAVMEINDPVVIPNSEGKRTTPSIVAFIEDGERKIGDPAKRQAVTNPQKTIFSIKRFMGRMFSEVTEESKHIPYKIVKGGNNTPRVDIENRLYAPQEISAMILQKMKKTAEDYLGKKVNRAVITVPAYFNDAQRQATKEAGEIAGLKVERIINEPTAAALAYGLDKKNQNKKIVVYDLGGGTFDVSILELGDGVFEVLSTNGDTHLGGDNFDQVLIDYLSNEFKYKEGIDLRKDPMALQRLKEASEKAKIELSSSTKTEINLPYITATESGPKHMVLTLTRSKFEQLCENLIFRSINPCSKALESAGLSTKDIDEVILVGGSTRIPKVQEKVEDFFKKTPSKGVNPDEVVAIGAAIQGGVLTGDVQDVLLLDVTPLSLGIETLGGVFTKLIESNTTIPTKKSEIFSTASDNQSAVTIRVGQGERPMFNDNKEIGRFDLIDIPPSPRGIPQIEVSFDIDANGILNVSAKDKGTGKEQSIRIETSSGLNQEEIEKMKREAEENAKKDEKIKGEIDKLNAADNQIFQSEKQLKDYGDKLSENNKKNIENYLEKLRQAHSKKDFSSIDICMKKLNEVWTNASQELYSSNKKNNHSNDSNKKNNEEKNNNKGNENVQDVDYEEVK